A genome region from Deinococcus sp. KNUC1210 includes the following:
- the tkt gene encoding transketolase, translated as MSVQDLSVNTIRTLSIDGVQQANSGHPGAPLGMAPMAYTLWQDFLRHNPTNPHWPGRDRFVLSAGHASMLIYSLLHLTGYDMSLDELKNFRQWGSKTPGHPEFFHTDGLDATTGPLGQGIGMSVGMAMAEAHLAARYNREGFKIFDNFVYSILGDGDMQEGINHESASLAGHLKLGKLIWLYDDNDVQLDTATSKTFTDQTAQRFESYGWQVLAVYDGNDRGAIHQAIVDAQRETDKPTLIRIKTVIGYGSPKAGTSKAHGEPLGAEGVAETKRALNWDYPPFTVPEEVARHMDARERGAAQEAEWQALMSKYRAAHPELGQELDAMLARELPADLADALPSFEVGSKAMATRAASGKVINALAPRVPALMGGSADLSGSTKTTIDNEPAMQPEVMAGRNVYFGVREFGMAAAANGMSLFGGLRPMVGTFLVFADYLKPAFRLSAIQMQPVIYVLTHDSIGLGEDGPTHQPIEQLAMLRAVPGARVLRPADANETAAVWQMALEHKDGPSALILSRQDLPILPRNHSGVKKGAYVVKDAENARVILIASGSEVHVALEAADALAAEGIGARVVSMPSMEVFREQDKAYQDSILTPGVKRVAIEAASPQPWYEWVGLDGAVIGMNRFGASAPAPILFEKFGFTASNAVKVVKSIL; from the coding sequence ATGAGCGTCCAAGACTTGTCGGTCAACACCATTCGCACGCTGTCTATCGACGGTGTGCAGCAGGCCAATAGTGGGCATCCCGGTGCGCCGCTGGGCATGGCCCCGATGGCCTACACGTTGTGGCAGGATTTCCTGCGACACAATCCCACGAACCCGCACTGGCCGGGCCGCGACCGCTTCGTGTTGTCGGCAGGTCATGCCAGCATGCTGATCTACTCGCTGCTGCACCTGACCGGATACGACATGAGTCTGGACGAACTCAAGAATTTCCGGCAGTGGGGTAGCAAGACGCCCGGCCACCCGGAGTTCTTTCACACCGATGGTCTGGACGCGACCACCGGGCCGCTGGGACAGGGCATCGGCATGAGCGTGGGCATGGCGATGGCCGAGGCCCATCTGGCCGCCCGGTACAACCGTGAAGGGTTCAAGATCTTCGACAACTTCGTGTATTCCATTCTGGGCGACGGCGACATGCAGGAAGGCATCAACCACGAGTCGGCCAGTCTGGCAGGCCACCTGAAGCTCGGCAAGCTCATCTGGCTGTACGACGACAACGACGTGCAGCTCGACACCGCGACCTCCAAGACCTTCACCGACCAGACCGCGCAGCGCTTCGAGAGCTACGGCTGGCAGGTGCTGGCGGTCTACGACGGCAATGACCGGGGCGCCATTCATCAGGCCATCGTGGATGCCCAGCGCGAAACCGACAAGCCGACCCTCATCCGGATCAAGACGGTGATCGGGTACGGCTCGCCCAAGGCGGGCACCAGCAAGGCACACGGCGAGCCGCTGGGTGCGGAAGGCGTGGCCGAAACCAAACGGGCGCTGAACTGGGACTACCCGCCCTTCACGGTGCCGGAAGAGGTGGCCCGCCACATGGACGCCCGTGAGCGCGGCGCGGCTCAGGAGGCCGAGTGGCAGGCCCTGATGAGCAAGTACCGGGCCGCTCACCCGGAGCTGGGTCAGGAACTCGACGCGATGCTGGCCCGCGAATTGCCCGCCGATCTCGCGGACGCGCTGCCCAGCTTCGAGGTCGGCAGCAAGGCGATGGCGACCCGCGCCGCGTCGGGCAAGGTCATCAATGCGCTGGCTCCCCGGGTGCCCGCACTGATGGGCGGCAGCGCCGATCTGTCGGGCAGCACCAAGACCACCATCGACAACGAACCGGCGATGCAGCCGGAAGTGATGGCGGGGCGCAACGTGTATTTCGGCGTGCGCGAATTCGGCATGGCCGCCGCTGCCAACGGCATGAGTCTGTTCGGAGGACTGCGCCCGATGGTCGGCACGTTCCTGGTGTTTGCCGATTACCTGAAGCCCGCCTTCCGCCTGTCGGCCATTCAGATGCAGCCGGTGATCTATGTGCTGACGCATGACAGCATCGGCCTGGGCGAAGACGGCCCGACCCACCAGCCCATCGAGCAGCTCGCCATGCTGCGTGCGGTGCCGGGTGCCCGCGTGCTGCGCCCTGCCGACGCCAACGAGACGGCAGCGGTGTGGCAGATGGCGCTGGAGCACAAGGACGGCCCCAGTGCGCTGATCCTCAGTCGCCAGGACCTGCCGATTCTGCCGCGCAACCACAGCGGTGTGAAGAAGGGTGCGTACGTCGTCAAGGACGCCGAGAACGCCAGAGTCATCCTGATCGCGTCGGGCAGCGAGGTCCACGTGGCGCTGGAAGCCGCCGACGCACTGGCCGCCGAGGGCATCGGAGCGCGGGTCGTGAGCATGCCGAGCATGGAAGTGTTCCGCGAGCAGGACAAGGCGTACCAGGACAGCATCCTGACGCCGGGTGTGAAGCGCGTTGCCATCGAGGCTGCCAGCCCGCAGCCGTGGTACGAGTGGGTCGGTCTGGACGGCGCGGTCATCGGTATGAACCGCTTCGGTGCGTCGGCTCCCGCTCCGATCCTGTTCGAGAAGTTCGGCTTCACCGCCAGCAACGCGGTCAAGGTCGTGAAGAGCATTCTCTAA
- a CDS encoding glycine C-acetyltransferase, which yields MTTALQATSLQDRLSSELNRLREAGLFISPRVLEAPQRARTRILGREVVNLASNNYLGFADHPFVKERAAAYLQAWGAGAGAVRTIAGTLQIHEDFEAQLAEFKHTGSALVLQSGFTTNQGVLGSLLQDGDLVLSDELNHASIIDGLRLSKATKKVFKHKDLADLRRLLQEHPTDGLKLVITDGVFSMDGDIAPLDEMVRVAREFGAVTYVDDAHGSGVLGEQGRGTVHHFGLQQAEDVIQVGTLSKAWGVVGGYAAGHQDLRELLINKARPFLFSTGHPPAVVGALSAAIELVQQDGSFIERLWDNTRYFKRELQTLGFDIFGSETPITPVIFGEAPAAFEASRLLLERGIFAVGLGFPTVPKGLARIRNIVTAEHTREDLDTALSAYAEVGRQLGVIGG from the coding sequence ATGACCACAGCGCTACAGGCGACCAGCCTTCAAGACCGCCTTTCGAGCGAGCTGAACCGCCTCAGGGAGGCCGGACTGTTCATCAGCCCGCGTGTCCTGGAGGCTCCGCAGCGTGCCCGCACCCGCATTCTGGGGCGCGAGGTGGTGAATCTGGCAAGCAACAACTATCTGGGCTTTGCCGATCACCCCTTCGTCAAGGAGCGGGCCGCCGCGTACCTGCAGGCGTGGGGTGCGGGCGCAGGGGCGGTGCGGACCATCGCCGGAACGCTGCAGATCCACGAAGACTTCGAGGCGCAGCTCGCAGAATTCAAGCACACGGGCAGTGCGCTGGTATTGCAGAGCGGCTTTACCACCAACCAGGGCGTGCTGGGCAGCCTGCTGCAGGACGGCGATCTGGTGCTCAGCGACGAGCTGAACCACGCCAGCATCATCGACGGTCTGCGGCTGAGCAAGGCCACCAAGAAGGTCTTCAAGCACAAGGACCTGGCCGATCTGCGCCGCCTGCTGCAGGAACACCCGACCGACGGTCTGAAACTGGTCATCACCGACGGCGTGTTCAGCATGGACGGCGACATTGCCCCGCTGGACGAGATGGTCAGGGTGGCCCGCGAATTCGGCGCCGTGACCTACGTGGACGACGCGCACGGTTCAGGGGTCCTGGGCGAGCAGGGGCGCGGCACAGTGCATCATTTCGGGCTGCAACAGGCCGAAGACGTGATCCAGGTGGGCACGCTCAGCAAAGCCTGGGGCGTGGTGGGCGGCTACGCGGCTGGGCATCAGGACCTGCGCGAACTGCTGATCAACAAGGCGCGGCCCTTCCTGTTCTCGACCGGTCATCCACCCGCCGTGGTCGGAGCGCTGAGCGCGGCCATCGAACTGGTGCAGCAGGACGGCTCGTTTATCGAGCGCCTCTGGGACAATACCCGCTACTTCAAGCGCGAGTTGCAGACGCTGGGCTTCGATATCTTCGGCAGCGAGACGCCCATCACCCCGGTGATCTTCGGAGAAGCGCCCGCCGCCTTCGAGGCCAGCCGCCTGCTGCTGGAACGCGGCATCTTCGCGGTGGGACTGGGCTTTCCGACGGTCCCGAAAGGACTGGCACGCATCCGTAACATCGTGACCGCCGAGCATACCCGCGAGGATCTGGACACGGCGCTGAGTGCCTATGCCGAAGTCGGGCGGCAACTGGGCGTGATCGGCGGCTGA
- the tsaE gene encoding tRNA (adenosine(37)-N6)-threonylcarbamoyltransferase complex ATPase subunit type 1 TsaE: protein MSGLDDAGLALGQRLLLSGEEEQQALGQRLATLLPRGTLLFLEGDLGAGKTTLVQGLLRGLEFDGQVSSPTYALMHDYPTPYGRVLHVDAYRVRHAQELFEMELERLTEEAYLSVIEWGELLYNEFPAAPILHLAHLDGQPGTRQIERRR from the coding sequence GTGAGCGGTCTGGACGATGCAGGGCTGGCACTCGGTCAGCGCCTCCTGCTGAGCGGCGAGGAAGAGCAGCAGGCCCTGGGGCAGCGGCTGGCGACCTTGCTGCCCCGGGGCACGCTGCTGTTTCTGGAAGGCGACCTGGGTGCGGGGAAGACCACGCTCGTGCAGGGACTGCTGCGGGGGCTGGAGTTTGACGGGCAGGTCAGCAGCCCCACCTACGCGCTGATGCACGACTACCCCACGCCGTACGGACGGGTGCTGCACGTGGATGCTTACCGGGTTCGTCATGCACAGGAACTGTTCGAGATGGAACTGGAACGCCTGACCGAAGAAGCGTACCTGAGCGTGATCGAGTGGGGCGAGCTGCTGTACAACGAGTTTCCGGCGGCTCCGATCCTGCATCTGGCGCATCTGGACGGGCAGCCGGGGACTCGTCAGATCGAGCGCAGGCGCTAG
- a CDS encoding coproporphyrinogen-III oxidase family protein: MNARPPSPVIRHAYIHVPFCPSICPYCDFHVLERRGDQVARYLTRLDEEARELGQRYDVQLETLYLGGGTPSFLRDDEMKALVASLRAHLGWGSVENTLEVNPGTVSPARAALWRELGFDRASVGIQSLDDATLRFLGRQHTAQVARDAVTELLAAGFRVSGDLITAVAGQPLKSDIEGLVALGVEHVSAYTLTIEPGTPFARRGIEVDEDDERRGFEQTETLLTAAGFERYEISNYARTPAAHSRHNRAYWTGEYFLGLGPGERGFIRQPSTETH, from the coding sequence GTGAACGCCCGCCCGCCCTCTCCCGTCATCCGTCATGCGTATATTCATGTGCCGTTCTGCCCGAGCATCTGCCCCTACTGCGATTTTCACGTGCTGGAGAGGCGCGGCGATCAGGTGGCTCGCTACCTCACGCGACTGGACGAGGAGGCCCGCGAACTGGGCCAGCGCTACGACGTGCAGCTCGAAACGCTGTATCTGGGCGGCGGCACGCCTTCGTTTCTGCGCGACGACGAGATGAAGGCGCTGGTGGCATCGCTGCGGGCGCATCTGGGCTGGGGAAGCGTAGAAAATACGCTGGAAGTCAATCCGGGCACCGTCAGCCCGGCGCGGGCGGCACTCTGGCGCGAACTGGGATTCGACCGCGCCTCGGTGGGCATCCAGAGCCTGGATGATGCCACGCTGCGCTTTCTGGGGCGGCAGCACACGGCACAGGTCGCCCGCGACGCCGTGACAGAACTGCTGGCAGCGGGCTTCCGGGTCAGCGGCGACCTGATCACGGCCGTGGCGGGGCAGCCGCTGAAGAGCGATATCGAGGGACTGGTGGCGCTGGGCGTGGAGCACGTCAGCGCCTACACCCTCACCATCGAACCCGGCACCCCGTTTGCCCGCCGGGGCATAGAAGTAGACGAGGACGACGAGCGGCGGGGCTTCGAGCAGACCGAAACGCTGCTGACCGCTGCAGGCTTCGAGCGCTACGAGATCAGCAACTATGCCCGCACGCCAGCAGCACACAGCCGCCACAACCGGGCGTACTGGACAGGGGAGTATTTCCTGGGGCTGGGGCCGGGGGAGCGGGGTTTTATCCGCCAACCCAGTACAGAGACGCACTGA
- the nth gene encoding endonuclease III, which yields MSATTTRTDPPLNAERSPAERSELLLWIHQRITAEYGTVPLVPRREAMHELISTILSQRTNARDEDEAYRELRLLGDWDAIAAAPVEVVAHAIRRSNYAEQKAPRIQATLEAICKERGSYDLEFLADMTPQEGLKWLTALPGVGVKTASLVLLFNYAKPVFPVDTHVHRIDTRVGTIPKMGEAAAHKALLALLPPDPPLLYELHINLLRHGQRVCTFNNPKCGKCVLRERCDAYAIYGDAVPPFKG from the coding sequence GTGAGCGCGACGACGACCAGGACTGACCCTCCGCTGAATGCCGAGCGTTCTCCGGCAGAGCGCTCGGAACTGCTGCTGTGGATTCATCAGCGCATCACCGCCGAATACGGGACCGTGCCGCTAGTGCCGCGCCGGGAAGCGATGCACGAACTCATCAGTACGATCCTCTCGCAGCGTACCAATGCCCGCGACGAGGACGAGGCTTACCGTGAACTCCGGCTGCTTGGCGACTGGGACGCGATTGCTGCCGCACCTGTCGAGGTCGTTGCCCACGCCATCCGGCGCAGTAACTACGCCGAGCAGAAAGCGCCGCGTATACAGGCCACACTGGAGGCGATCTGCAAGGAGCGCGGCAGTTACGATCTGGAATTCCTGGCGGACATGACCCCGCAGGAAGGCCTGAAATGGCTGACGGCGCTGCCGGGCGTGGGCGTCAAAACAGCGTCGCTGGTGCTGCTGTTCAACTACGCCAAGCCGGTTTTTCCGGTCGATACCCATGTTCACCGCATCGACACCCGCGTCGGCACGATTCCGAAAATGGGTGAGGCAGCGGCACACAAAGCGCTGCTGGCGCTGCTGCCACCCGATCCGCCGCTGCTGTACGAGCTGCACATCAATCTGCTGCGGCACGGTCAGCGGGTCTGCACCTTCAACAATCCGAAGTGCGGAAAGTGTGTGTTGCGGGAACGCTGCGACGCCTACGCGATCTACGGCGACGCTGTGCCGCCCTTCAAGGGCTGA
- a CDS encoding acyl-CoA acyltransferase, with protein MARPFLIRDVTSPPDMHALEDVQIAAWGYPEREVLPSSMFRISAATGGVVLGAYPEDSDVPFGLAYGFPAMQGERLWHHSHLLAVAPEWRGSGAAVALKLAQRERAVQQGLTRMTWTFDPLIARNARLNLGKLGARAVSYHPAWYDFGPGNPVPADRLMIEWDLTAPSQERPAPLPQGAEVLSAGRSGPGIPRLDSAEPRLLAEVPTDAEHLPDDLRLQWRLALRAALGEYLGRGYAVTGLARDGERAWYVLEGAETQPSSSG; from the coding sequence ATGGCCCGCCCCTTCCTGATCCGCGACGTGACCAGCCCCCCCGACATGCACGCGCTGGAAGACGTGCAGATTGCCGCCTGGGGCTATCCCGAACGCGAGGTGCTGCCCTCCAGCATGTTCCGCATCAGTGCGGCAACGGGCGGTGTGGTGCTGGGTGCATACCCCGAGGATTCGGACGTGCCGTTCGGTCTGGCCTACGGCTTTCCGGCCATGCAGGGCGAGCGACTGTGGCACCACTCGCACCTGCTGGCGGTGGCCCCGGAGTGGCGCGGCAGCGGGGCAGCCGTGGCGCTGAAGCTGGCGCAGCGCGAGCGAGCAGTGCAGCAGGGTCTGACGCGCATGACCTGGACCTTCGATCCGCTGATCGCCCGGAATGCCCGGCTGAATCTGGGCAAACTGGGAGCGCGGGCCGTGTCGTACCATCCGGCGTGGTACGACTTCGGCCCCGGCAACCCTGTTCCGGCAGACCGCCTGATGATCGAATGGGATCTGACCGCGCCGAGCCAGGAACGCCCCGCCCCGCTGCCCCAGGGGGCCGAGGTGCTGTCGGCGGGCAGGAGCGGCCCCGGCATACCCAGACTGGACAGCGCCGAACCGCGCCTGCTGGCCGAGGTGCCCACCGACGCCGAACATCTGCCGGACGACCTGAGATTGCAGTGGCGGCTCGCGCTGCGGGCGGCTCTGGGCGAGTATCTGGGCCGGGGATACGCCGTGACCGGGCTGGCACGTGACGGCGAGCGGGCGTGGTATGTGCTGGAAGGCGCCGAGACTCAGCCCTCTTCCAGCGGATAA
- the gmk gene encoding guanylate kinase gives MAAAMLEKTMNDDTLQPCPRGLLIVMTGASGVGKGTLRELWLQDQNVFFSVSKTTRQARPGERPGLDYHFVTEEEFVAELAQNGFLEHAEFAGNRYGTPKGPIEAALASGQDVILEIEVLGAMQVRQQSSEAVLIFIMPPSLSELRRRLEGRATENQAQIERRLTRAREEILEAHNFDYVVMNDDLERAVLDMHAIQRAERSRSSRISRESLKQIVES, from the coding sequence ATGGCGGCGGCGATGCTCGAAAAAACGATGAATGACGACACACTCCAACCTTGTCCCCGAGGACTCCTGATCGTGATGACCGGAGCCAGCGGCGTGGGCAAAGGCACCCTGCGCGAGCTGTGGCTGCAAGACCAGAACGTGTTCTTCTCGGTGTCCAAGACCACCCGGCAGGCACGACCCGGCGAGCGGCCCGGCCTCGACTACCATTTCGTGACCGAGGAAGAATTTGTGGCCGAACTCGCTCAGAACGGCTTTCTGGAGCATGCCGAGTTTGCGGGTAACCGGTACGGCACGCCCAAAGGCCCCATCGAGGCGGCGCTTGCCAGTGGGCAGGACGTCATTCTGGAAATCGAGGTGCTGGGGGCCATGCAGGTGCGCCAGCAGAGCAGCGAGGCGGTGCTGATCTTCATCATGCCGCCCAGTCTGTCGGAGCTGCGCCGCCGTCTGGAAGGACGCGCCACCGAGAATCAGGCGCAGATCGAACGCCGCCTGACCCGCGCACGCGAGGAGATTCTGGAGGCCCACAACTTCGATTACGTGGTGATGAACGACGATCTGGAACGCGCCGTACTCGACATGCACGCCATTCAGCGGGCCGAGCGCTCGCGCTCCAGCCGGATTTCCAGAGAGTCGCTGAAGCAGATCGTGGAGAGCTGA
- the menC gene encoding o-succinylbenzoate synthase: protein MLTITRAEVFLVRLPLKFRFETSFGVQTEKMVPILVLHGNGQAGLSEGVMEPLPMFREETLAGALQLLREVLLPQVMGKSFANPQALAQTLTPYRGNNMAKAMLEMAAWDLWARTLDAPLWQLLGGVRDRVAVGVSLGIQADAAATVDSVTRHVEQGYRRIKLKIKPGWDVQPVAAVREAFPEIRLTVDANSAYTLEQTRVFQALDEYGLDYIEQPLAFDDLIDHAALQARIRTPLCLDESITSAQDARKALALDAGRVINIKVGRVGGHAEAQRVHDVSQAFGVPVWCGGMLESGIGRAHNIHLSTLLNFSKPGDTASSSRYWTHDTVQEPLEMEGGYQKVPSGAGIGVTLDRDFVTRSAEATWEVR, encoded by the coding sequence CATCACCCGTGCCGAGGTGTTCCTCGTGCGTCTGCCCCTGAAATTCCGCTTCGAGACCAGTTTCGGTGTGCAGACCGAGAAGATGGTGCCGATTCTGGTGCTGCACGGCAACGGGCAGGCAGGGCTGAGCGAGGGCGTGATGGAACCCCTGCCGATGTTCCGTGAGGAGACGCTGGCAGGTGCGTTGCAGCTGCTGCGAGAGGTGCTGCTGCCACAGGTGATGGGCAAGAGCTTTGCCAATCCGCAGGCGCTGGCACAGACGCTCACACCTTACCGGGGCAACAACATGGCGAAGGCGATGCTGGAGATGGCCGCCTGGGACCTGTGGGCCAGAACGCTGGACGCGCCGCTGTGGCAGCTGCTGGGCGGCGTGCGCGACAGAGTGGCGGTGGGTGTCAGCCTGGGCATTCAGGCCGACGCGGCGGCGACGGTGGACTCGGTGACGAGGCACGTCGAGCAGGGCTACCGCCGCATCAAACTGAAGATCAAGCCCGGCTGGGACGTGCAGCCTGTCGCGGCGGTGCGTGAAGCCTTCCCCGAGATCCGGCTGACGGTGGACGCCAACAGCGCCTATACCCTGGAACAGACCCGCGTGTTTCAGGCGCTCGACGAGTACGGCCTGGACTACATCGAGCAGCCGCTGGCCTTCGACGATCTGATCGACCACGCCGCGCTTCAGGCCCGCATCCGCACGCCGCTGTGCCTGGACGAGAGTATCACCAGCGCCCAGGACGCCCGCAAAGCCCTGGCGCTGGATGCCGGACGGGTCATCAATATCAAGGTCGGGCGCGTGGGTGGGCATGCCGAGGCGCAGCGCGTCCACGATGTCTCGCAGGCGTTCGGCGTGCCGGTGTGGTGCGGCGGCATGCTGGAAAGCGGCATCGGGCGGGCACACAACATCCACCTGTCCACGCTGCTGAACTTTTCCAAGCCCGGCGATACCGCGTCGAGCAGCCGCTACTGGACGCACGACACCGTTCAGGAACCGCTGGAGATGGAAGGGGGCTATCAGAAGGTGCCGAGCGGCGCGGGCATCGGGGTCACGCTCGACCGCGACTTCGTGACCCGTAGCGCCGAAGCCACCTGGGAAGTTCGCTGA
- a CDS encoding DUF2270 domain-containing protein, whose translation MQGGAEYTTNTANALIHLYRAEVGKMTAYRQRLDMTTNWSVVTSAGLASFALGDNNNSHVTFLFAMFMNYFFLHLEARRFRIFEISHHRVRIMERFFFPSVLNEKVDPNWYLLLLAELARPRSPMTRTDSMGWRLRRNYLWIYAVILVAWFAKLDIDRAKDQPLTPRDLVDMAVIGRVPGWLVVSLVVVFYLYLIRLAIRATRDYPLEEG comes from the coding sequence ATGCAGGGAGGCGCGGAATACACCACCAACACGGCGAACGCCCTGATTCATCTGTACCGCGCCGAGGTCGGCAAGATGACGGCGTATCGTCAGCGCCTTGACATGACGACCAACTGGTCGGTCGTCACGAGCGCGGGCCTGGCGAGTTTCGCGCTGGGTGACAACAACAACAGCCACGTGACCTTCCTGTTCGCCATGTTCATGAATTACTTTTTTCTGCATCTGGAGGCGCGGCGATTTCGCATCTTCGAGATCAGCCATCACCGTGTGCGTATCATGGAGCGCTTTTTCTTTCCGTCGGTGCTGAATGAGAAGGTCGATCCGAACTGGTATCTGCTGCTGCTGGCCGAGCTGGCCCGCCCGCGCAGCCCCATGACCCGTACCGACTCGATGGGCTGGCGGCTGCGGCGCAATTACCTGTGGATCTACGCGGTGATCCTGGTGGCATGGTTTGCCAAACTCGACATCGACCGCGCCAAAGACCAGCCGCTCACGCCACGCGATCTGGTCGATATGGCGGTCATCGGGCGCGTTCCCGGCTGGCTGGTGGTGTCGCTGGTGGTGGTGTTCTATCTGTATCTGATCAGGCTGGCGATTCGCGCCACCCGCGATTATCCGCTGGAAGAGGGCTGA